In Methanotorris formicicus Mc-S-70, the genomic stretch TTAACTTATCAAGTAATGATTATTATTTATACAAGTTTAATGGTAAAAATTTTGAAAGAATTTTTAAACTATCTAAAGAAAAAGATAATTATAATTCATTGGACTTTATCCAAAGTGAGGATTATTGGAAGATGCAGGAAGAGATTAAAGAATACAACGATAAGGTTGTAAGATGGTTTATTTTAGTTTTAGTTTTGATTTTTGGGATGATTTTATTTACTTTGTGTATTATAAGAAAAGATAAATTTTTATTATTCTTGGCAATATTTGGTTTGATTATTCCATTTTTGCAGTTTGAAATTCCAAATTGGTTATTTAATATCTTGGCATTTCCATTATTTGTTTATGTTAAATTTATTGTTCCTAAAAATGCAGGAGGAAGTATTTATTATAGTCCTTTAATAACCATTCCAATCTCAATGTATGGGTGGATACTAATTGGTTTAGTAATAAAGATATTTAGGTATTATTTAAAGAAATACTTTAAATAAATGTAGGGGAAAAGATGGAAACTTTGGAGTTAATTTTATTCATAATAATTTTATTTTTCACTCCTTATTTGATAGCGTTGTTAATAATTTTTAATGAATACAGCATTTTGGATTATATTTTGTATAAAAAATACGAAAAAATAAGAAAAGAGTGGCATTACATAACAAAAACAGATTTAGGAATGAATAAAAGTAGATGGATTTTTATATTAGTGGAAGAAATAATTTTCTTAGTTTTTGGATTTTATATTTTAATTACCATAAATAAACCCCATCACGAGATTACCTTAATTCTATCAATATTTTTACTGATTGCCATTGTCTATGATAAAATCAACCCAGCGTCTGGAACTGTTGAGATTTATAAAGAAGGAATTGCAATATATATCAAAATATTTAATACTTTAAAACCATTCTTAAACTACTACCTTGTCTTACCTTGGAAGTTCTTTAAAGGGTATAAAACAAAAAAGAGGAAATTAAATAATAGAGAAATAGAGTATATTGTGTTAATTCCAAAATCAAAACTATTTTTTAATATTTATTTAAAAGATGAAGATGGAAAACTTGAAGAAATCATTAAAAACTATTTAAATCCTATCCAATAGAAACTTTTTAAATTCTTCAAATGCTCTCTTTCTGTGAGATATTTCACTTTTTTCTTCTGTTGTCATCTCTGCAAAAGTCCTATCTTCACCTTCTGGAATAAATATGCTGTCATAGGCAAATCCATATCCTTTGCTTCTTATCTCATCTGAAACTCTTCCTTTAACAATCCCTTTAAATAATTTAACTCCATTCTCATCGCAATATCCAATAACTGTCTTAAAGTAGGCATTTCTATTTTCTTTATCCTCCAACAACTTTAAAATGCCTTCATTTCCTATTGTCTCTTGAACATATTTTGAATAAGTTCCAGGGAAGTTATTCAATGCCTCAACAAAAAATCCACTATCCTCAACAATAACGGGCTTTTTTATTTTTTCATAGACATATTTTGCCCCAAATTCTGCAACCTCCTCTAAAGTCCCCTGAAGTTCTGGATAGGGCATTTTTATTTGCTCAATTTTTATATCCTCTAAATTCTTCAAAATAATATTTGCCTCTTTAACTTTATTTGGATTTCCAGTTGCGAAGTATATGGTTTTCATTGCATCACCAATTTTTTAATGGGTTTTATATTTTTTATTTTGATTTATAGTTATTTGCGAATTTTACTAAATTTATTTATATGCTTCGAAATTCTTAAATGTTGTATTTGTCTTAAATTTTAAAATAAGTCGCAATCTTTCTTAAATTTATTGAAGTATTTTTCCAATATTTAACGCAAACAACCGATTTTATCCTTTTAATCTATGAATTTAAATAAATCAATAAAATGGCACATAAAATAAACATTAACATTTGAGTTGTCCCCCGATATTAACACCCCTTATCATCCGCAGGCATTGCCCAGTCGAGGGGCTAACCCTATCGGGGGTTTAAAATGTGCAAACCCTTGCTGTATCGTGGTCATCTTCATTGGGAAATTCCCTCTTCCACGACGCGCCCGAAGGGTTTGCTTAAAACAGTTGTGCCCTCAATATCGAACCCGCTATCATCGCAACCGCTATGGATATGCTCCATATGGGTCGGTTTTATTGAGGGTTATGTAATATATGGACATCGGGATATATAAATGTTAGGAATGCTAAATTATTAAAATCAAAAATAATAATTAGATTTATGCAAAGAAAAAATGAAAAGGTGATAGGATGCTCTATGTTGTAGGACACAAAAACCCAGATACTGATAGTATTTGCTCAGCAATAGTTTTGGCACATTTCTTAGATGCATATCCAGCAAGACAAGGGAACCTTAATCCAGAGACAGAATTTGTATTGAGGAAATTTGGAGTAATGGAGCCAGAACTCATTACATCTGCAGAGGGGAAGGAGATTGTATTAGTTGACCACTCAGAAAAATCCCAAAGTTTGGATGATTTAGAGAAGGGGAAATTGGTAGGGGTTATTGACCACCACAAGATAGGAACAACAACATCAGAGCCAATCTTATACTACGCAAAACCAGTTGGAAGCACAGCAACAGTGATAGCAGAACTCTACTTCAAAAATGCCATGGATTTAATTGGAGGAAAAAATAAAGAATTAACCCCAGATTTGGCAGGGCTTTTACTCTCTGCGATAATATCAGATACTGTATTGTTCAAATCACCAACAACAACTGACTTAGATAAAGAAATGGCAAAAAAATTGGCAGAGATTGCAAATATAGAAGATATTGATGCATTCGGAATGGAAATTTTAAAGGCAAAGTCAGTAGTAGGAAAAATGAAACCAGAAGAGATAATAACAATGGACTACAAGGACTTTGAGTTCAATGGCAAGAAAGTTGGAATTGGGCAAGTTGAGGTTATTGATGTAAGTGAGGTTGAGGATAAGAAAGAGGAGATATACAAGTTGTTGGAGGAGAAGTTGAAGAATGAAGGGTATGATTTAATTTTATTTCTAATTACCGACATCATGAAAGAGGGTAGTGAGGCATTGGTTGTGGGTAATAAGGAGGTATTTGAGAAGGCATTTAATGTTAAAGTTGAAGGAAATAGCGTGTTCTTAGAGGGAGTAATGTCAAGGAAGAAGCAGGTTGTTCCACCATTGGAGAAGGCATATAATGAGTAATATGCCTATTTCAATTAAAATTTTTAATTTGGGGATATTATGCACTATTCCATAATAAAACCAAAATGCAGAAAAGAAGAAATAACCATTGATAAGGGCTCATTAAAAACAAAAAGAAAGTTTGCATTTTTGTTAGAGGTTGGGGATAAACTTTTAAATAGTAGAGAGTTTTATGCAAATGATGATGTTGAGGTTGTAGTTGATTATTCTTTTAGCGATTCAAAAAGACCAAAGGAGAAAATAACTTTATACATTATTGAGGACTTAACAAAAGAATAGGTGTTATGATGATTGATTTGGAAGGAAAAGTTGCTGTAATCCATGCCATAGGTGGAGCAGTTGCAGGGTATTTGACCAACTACGTTTATACTGTAGGATTGGGCTCACTTAGTGGGATAGTTGCATTTATTTTTATGATTGTTGCCTTATTGATAACTGGGCATATAACTGCTATATTATTTGGTAGAGAAAGTATGAACCAAAAACAATGGTTTGGGAGTGGAGTAGTCCCATTTTTCTTTGTTTGGGCTGTATTTTGGGTGTTGAAGTTTAATGGGGTAATTTAAATATTTGTTTTGATTGGAGGGATATTATGAATAGAGCAAAAATCAGAGATTTTTACAACTCTTCGCTATGCTCCGAACTTGAAAAATCAAAGGCATTATTTGAAGAGGCACAAAAATATCTTGTTAAAGGAGTCAATAGCCCAGTGAGATACTTTAAGCCATTCCCATTCTTTGTTGAGAAGGCGAAAGATTGCTATTTGTTTGATGTTGATGGGAATAAATATATTGACTATTGCCTTGCTTATGGGCCGATGGTTTTGGGGCATGCAAATGAGGCAATAATAAATGCAGTTAAGGAACAACTTGAGTTGGGAACCGCCTACGGATGCCCAACAGAGAAAGAGATAATCTTAGCAAAAGAGGTTGTAGATAGGATTCCTTGTGCTGAGATGGTTAGGTTTGTTAACTCAGGAACAGAGGCAACAATGTCAGCGATAAGATTGGCAAGAGGTGTCACTGGAAAAAAGAAGGTTATTAAATTTGATGGTGCTTACCATGGGGCACATGACTATGTTTTGGTTAAAAGTGGAAGTGGGGCATTAACTCATGGAACTCCAAACTCTCCAGGGATTCCAGAGGAGACAACAAAAAACACAATCTTAGTGCCTTTCAATGATGAAGAGGCAATAGAAAAATCAATAAAAGAAAATAAGGATGAGATTGCATGTTTGATGGTTGAACCGGTTATGGGTAATGTTGGATGTATATTGCCAAAGGAAGGTTATTTGGAATTTTTGAGGGAAATAACTGAGGAAAATGGAATTTTATTGATATTTGATGAGGTAATAACGGGATTTAGGTTGGCAAGAGGTGGGGCTCAAGAGTATTTTGATGTAGTTCCAGATTTGGCAACACTTGGTAAGATATTGGGAGGGGGATTCCCAATTGGTGCAATTGTTGGTAAAAAGGAGATTATGGAGATGATGTCACCAAGTGGTCCGATATACCAAGCAGGAACATTCAATGGAAACCCAATATCAATAACCGCTGGAATTGAGACACTCAAACAGTTAGATGATAGATTCTACAAAGAAACAACAAAGACTGCTGAAAAAGTTGCAAATTATTTGAGGGAGGTTAGTGAGAAATACAACATCCCAGCAAAAGTTTATAACATCGCTTCAATGTTCCAAATTTACTTCAATGATAAAGAAGTTTTAAATTATGAGATAGCAAAGCAAAGTAATACAGATTTGTTTATGAAATACTTCTGGAACTTGTTGGAGAATGGTGTTTTTATTCCACCTTCACAGTTTGAGTGTTGCTTTACATCAATAAAGCATGATGATGAGGTTATAGAGAAAACAATAAATGCAATTGAAGAGGCATTTAAGAATTTAGAATAATTATTTAATTTTTGGGGATTTTGATGGATGAATCAGAAAAGAGGAGGATAATTGAAGAATTTATAAACATTTTGGAAATGCTTAGACCTTATGCGGCGGAGGGGAGTGATGAAAAAACTAACATAATCTTAACTTTAAAATTTTTAGAGAGTGGGAAGGTTTTAGATGAGGACTTATTGCCAATTGCAAACAAAATTTTAGAAATTGCGAAGAGAATTGGAAGTTATGAAATGAAGAGGGAGATTGAGTTATTTTTAGTTGGAGAAAAACCAGAAAGATTAACTAAATCTCAAAAAAGAAAAATAAAGGAACTAATAGAAACACTGGAATTTTTAAAGCAGTATATTGAAAAAAAGCCTTATAAATCAATGGAGGATAGGGATGCATTAAATCTCATAAACCTAAAAATTTTGAGGTTGGATGAAGAGATAATGATGGATTTTGATAGCGAAGTTAGGAGCATATCAAAAATTGCTTTGAAAGTTGGTAGTTATGAGATAAAGAATGAAATTGAATTAAAACTAAAAGGAAGAAAAAGGAGGAAACTCTCAGAAAAACAGATAAATAAAATAAACAAATTAATTGAGATGTTGGAGTTAATTAAGGAATTTATTGAAAGGAAGGGGTTTAAATCATCTTTTGATTATGAGGCATTGTTTTTGATAAATTTAAAAATCCATAGGATTGATGAGAGGATTTTGATGAATTTTGAGGAAGAGTTTGATTCAATTTTAAAAATGGCTAGGAAAGTTGGTAATTATGAGCTAAGAAAGAGGATTGAGAAGATTCTAAACAAATAATGGGGGATACTTATGTACAAAGTAGGATGGGATATAGAAAATAATGGAGTAATATTGTCTGATAAACTATCTGACGAAGAAATGATAAACAACCCACCAAGGCCTGTTTTTTATGAGGAATTAGACTTATTTGGATTTAATAAATATTGGAAATATCCAAAATCAGAAAATCCTATACTTTGGGCTTCTGGGAGGAAATACTATTATGAGGGTGAATTAGTGGCAGAAATAATTGGAGGAAATCTCTTTGATGAGCCAGAAATAAAAATCTATAAAAAAGACTTAATGCTGGAGCCAGTTGATATCGGGAGAATTATTAAGAAAAACTCTAAACCATTATTTGATATTGAAAATGAGGCAGTTGATTTTATTAGATATACATATAAAACAAAAAAAAATGACATTGATTGTTTTGCAGTAGCGTATAGTAGCGGAAAAGATTCTCAGGTAGTATTAGATCTGGTTAGT encodes the following:
- a CDS encoding XTP/dITP diphosphatase, whose translation is MKTIYFATGNPNKVKEANIILKNLEDIKIEQIKMPYPELQGTLEEVAEFGAKYVYEKIKKPVIVEDSGFFVEALNNFPGTYSKYVQETIGNEGILKLLEDKENRNAYFKTVIGYCDENGVKLFKGIVKGRVSDEIRSKGYGFAYDSIFIPEGEDRTFAEMTTEEKSEISHRKRAFEEFKKFLLDRI
- a CDS encoding manganese-dependent inorganic pyrophosphatase, whose translation is MLYVVGHKNPDTDSICSAIVLAHFLDAYPARQGNLNPETEFVLRKFGVMEPELITSAEGKEIVLVDHSEKSQSLDDLEKGKLVGVIDHHKIGTTTSEPILYYAKPVGSTATVIAELYFKNAMDLIGGKNKELTPDLAGLLLSAIISDTVLFKSPTTTDLDKEMAKKLAEIANIEDIDAFGMEILKAKSVVGKMKPEEIITMDYKDFEFNGKKVGIGQVEVIDVSEVEDKKEEIYKLLEEKLKNEGYDLILFLITDIMKEGSEALVVGNKEVFEKAFNVKVEGNSVFLEGVMSRKKQVVPPLEKAYNE
- a CDS encoding EMC6-like membrane protein, whose product is MDLEGKVAVIHAIGGAVAGYLTNYVYTVGLGSLSGIVAFIFMIVALLITGHITAILFGRESMNQKQWFGSGVVPFFFVWAVFWVLKFNGVI
- the hemL gene encoding glutamate-1-semialdehyde 2,1-aminomutase is translated as MNRAKIRDFYNSSLCSELEKSKALFEEAQKYLVKGVNSPVRYFKPFPFFVEKAKDCYLFDVDGNKYIDYCLAYGPMVLGHANEAIINAVKEQLELGTAYGCPTEKEIILAKEVVDRIPCAEMVRFVNSGTEATMSAIRLARGVTGKKKVIKFDGAYHGAHDYVLVKSGSGALTHGTPNSPGIPEETTKNTILVPFNDEEAIEKSIKENKDEIACLMVEPVMGNVGCILPKEGYLEFLREITEENGILLIFDEVITGFRLARGGAQEYFDVVPDLATLGKILGGGFPIGAIVGKKEIMEMMSPSGPIYQAGTFNGNPISITAGIETLKQLDDRFYKETTKTAEKVANYLREVSEKYNIPAKVYNIASMFQIYFNDKEVLNYEIAKQSNTDLFMKYFWNLLENGVFIPPSQFECCFTSIKHDDEVIEKTINAIEEAFKNLE